From a single Bacillus sp. BGMRC 2118 genomic region:
- a CDS encoding alpha/beta-type small acid-soluble spore protein, whose translation MASNNNSNQLLVPGVQQALDQMKYEIANEFGVNLGADTTSRANGSVGGEITKRLVSMAEQQLGGSIR comes from the coding sequence ATGGCAAGCAACAACAACTCAAACCAACTTTTAGTACCAGGAGTACAACAAGCACTAGACCAAATGAAGTATGAAATCGCTAACGAATTTGGTGTAAACCTTGGCGCTGACACTACTTCACGTGCAAACGGTTCAGTAGGTGGAGAAATCACTAAGCGTTTAGTATCTATGGCTGAACAACAACTTGGTGGATCTATCCGCTAA
- a CDS encoding DUF4023 domain-containing protein, with amino-acid sequence MESTHEFVENLHERQAKDEQNKKRQAKGHEDEKLPNNQKSNGNR; translated from the coding sequence ATGGAAAGTACACATGAGTTTGTAGAAAATTTACACGAAAGACAAGCAAAAGATGAACAGAATAAAAAGAGACAAGCAAAAGGTCATGAAGACGAAAAGCTTCCTAACAATCAAAAAAGTAACGGAAATCGATAA
- the ugpC gene encoding sn-glycerol-3-phosphate ABC transporter ATP-binding protein UgpC, whose amino-acid sequence MAELRLDNIYKIYDNKVTAVEDFNLHIQDKEFIVFVGPSGCGKSTTLRMIAGLEEISKGDFYIDDKRVNDVAPKDRDIAMVFQNYALYPHMSVYDNMAFGLKLRKIAKDEIDRRVQEAARILGLEQYLDRKPKALSGGQRQRVALGRAIVRDAKVFLMDEPLSNLDAKLRVQMRAEITKLHNRLQTTTIYVTHDQTEAMTMATRLVVMKDGIIQQVGAPKEVYDKPENLFVAGFIGSPAMNFVHGKLEDGKFVVGEITITVPEGKMKTLREQNYVGKEIILGIRPEDIHDEPVFIESSKGTTVTAEVEVAELMGAETMIYSNMAGQDFVARVDSRTDIKPAQKIDLALDMNKCHFFDKDSELRIR is encoded by the coding sequence ATGGCAGAATTGCGCTTAGATAATATTTATAAAATTTATGATAACAAAGTAACAGCTGTAGAAGATTTCAATCTTCACATTCAAGATAAAGAATTTATTGTATTCGTTGGTCCATCTGGTTGTGGGAAATCTACAACTCTTCGTATGATCGCTGGTCTTGAAGAAATTTCAAAAGGTGATTTTTACATTGATGACAAGCGTGTGAACGATGTTGCACCAAAAGACCGTGACATCGCAATGGTATTCCAAAACTATGCATTATATCCTCATATGAGCGTATATGACAACATGGCATTTGGATTAAAATTACGTAAGATTGCAAAAGACGAGATCGACCGTCGTGTACAAGAAGCTGCTCGTATTCTTGGCCTGGAACAATACCTTGACCGTAAGCCAAAAGCTCTATCAGGTGGTCAGCGTCAACGTGTTGCATTAGGTCGTGCAATTGTCCGTGATGCAAAGGTATTCTTAATGGATGAGCCATTATCAAACCTTGACGCTAAGCTACGTGTACAAATGCGTGCAGAGATTACTAAACTTCACAATCGCTTACAAACAACTACAATTTATGTAACACATGACCAAACAGAAGCAATGACAATGGCAACTCGCCTTGTTGTTATGAAGGACGGTATTATTCAACAAGTTGGAGCACCAAAGGAAGTATACGATAAGCCTGAAAACTTATTCGTTGCTGGATTCATCGGATCTCCTGCGATGAACTTCGTACACGGTAAGCTTGAAGATGGAAAGTTTGTAGTTGGAGAAATTACAATTACTGTTCCTGAGGGTAAAATGAAAACATTACGTGAGCAAAACTATGTTGGAAAAGAAATTATTCTTGGAATTCGTCCTGAGGATATTCATGACGAGCCTGTATTCATTGAATCGTCTAAAGGCACAACTGTTACAGCTGAAGTAGAAGTAGCAGAGCTTATGGGTGCAGAAACGATGATTTACTCTAACATGGCAGGTCAAGACTTCGTAGCACGTGTAGATTCTCGTACTGATATTAAGCCAGCTCAAAAGATTGATTTAGCTCTTGATATGAACAAGTGTCATTTCTTTGATAAAGATTCAGAACTACGTATTCGTTAA
- a CDS encoding SRPBCC domain-containing protein, giving the protein MSTHAPEIKKQAIFNANIEKVWTAVATQEGINSWFMPNDFKQELDYTFTIQSPFGPQVCKVTELDPPNKLVFTWGEFGWQVSFELKEVEDKTEFTLVHSGWGPQDELVPGPANKTNLDIRNTMNGGWESIVNARLREVVEG; this is encoded by the coding sequence ATGAGCACACATGCACCGGAAATAAAAAAACAGGCAATTTTCAATGCAAACATCGAAAAGGTTTGGACTGCAGTAGCCACACAAGAGGGTATTAATTCATGGTTCATGCCGAATGACTTTAAGCAAGAATTAGACTATACCTTTACAATTCAATCACCTTTTGGTCCACAAGTATGTAAAGTTACTGAATTAGATCCTCCCAACAAATTAGTCTTTACGTGGGGAGAATTTGGTTGGCAAGTCTCATTTGAGTTAAAAGAAGTAGAAGATAAAACTGAGTTTACATTAGTACATTCTGGCTGGGGTCCACAGGACGAGCTTGTTCCAGGACCGGCAAATAAAACGAATCTAGATATTCGAAATACAATGAATGGTGGATGGGAATCGATTGTCAACGCTCGTCTACGTGAAGTAGTTGAAGGGTAA
- a CDS encoding winged helix-turn-helix transcriptional regulator — translation MGAEQQYDVFQAIADPSRRKILRLLAEKELPVTMISAHFPMSRTAVTKHLKILTSSNLISMEKVGREVKCSLQPEAFRELKEWLSFYEQFWDNKLSMLKHLVEKDEK, via the coding sequence ATGGGAGCCGAGCAACAATATGATGTTTTCCAAGCAATCGCAGATCCTTCAAGAAGGAAAATTTTACGCCTACTCGCAGAAAAAGAACTACCAGTAACGATGATTAGTGCTCATTTTCCAATGAGCCGTACAGCTGTTACGAAACATTTGAAAATCTTAACTTCCTCTAATTTAATCAGTATGGAGAAGGTTGGTCGGGAAGTGAAGTGCAGCTTACAACCAGAGGCATTTCGGGAACTAAAAGAGTGGTTATCCTTTTATGAGCAATTTTGGGATAATAAATTATCCATGTTAAAACATTTAGTTGAAAAAGATGAAAAATAA
- a CDS encoding oxidoreductase, which yields MNMEKKALVIGATGLVGKSLVHKLLNEESYSKVTILVRKDSSIQHPKLHSVKVDFDQLEDWKEEFAVDDVFCCIGTTIKKAGSQEAFRKVDYDYPIQAALLAKSEGADQYLVISSMGASDKSPFFYSRVKGELEEKLKDLSFAALHIFRPSLLLGNREEFRLGEKAAEKISRVLPFLFFGRMSKYKPISAETVVGAMVKTARLNKKGIHIYESSVINTLLY from the coding sequence ATGAACATGGAAAAAAAAGCGCTTGTAATTGGAGCAACGGGTCTCGTTGGAAAAAGTTTAGTACATAAGCTGCTAAACGAAGAATCATATAGTAAGGTCACCATTCTTGTTAGAAAAGACTCATCCATTCAACATCCTAAATTACATAGTGTTAAAGTAGATTTCGACCAATTGGAGGATTGGAAGGAAGAGTTTGCAGTTGATGATGTATTTTGCTGTATTGGTACAACGATAAAAAAGGCAGGATCTCAAGAGGCATTTCGTAAGGTAGACTATGATTACCCCATTCAAGCAGCCTTGCTTGCAAAAAGTGAAGGAGCAGACCAATATTTAGTGATCTCCTCAATGGGTGCAAGTGATAAGTCTCCGTTTTTTTATTCAAGAGTAAAAGGTGAACTAGAGGAGAAGCTAAAGGATCTATCATTTGCAGCCTTACATATTTTCAGACCATCATTATTGTTGGGTAATAGAGAAGAGTTTAGATTAGGTGAAAAGGCAGCAGAAAAAATAAGTCGTGTACTGCCCTTTTTATTCTTCGGAAGGATGAGCAAATATAAACCAATCTCTGCTGAAACAGTAGTAGGTGCAATGGTGAAGACAGCACGTTTAAATAAGAAGGGTATTCATATATATGAGTCATCCGTAATAAACACTTTACTATACTAA
- a CDS encoding diguanylate cyclase, translating into MNSNYTINDLGKATQSELEIIWNNSNDAIFLIAPNGAVLKANPAFEKMLGYSPAELEQDPAPPILPEHFIKDQQPFLEQMKRGEARVYYEAQRVTKEGKLIDIVASYRPYLSKTKELQFIVAMYKDVTRQKQVERQLIESEQKYRFIAENTTDIIQVLEEDAQISYISPSSLEILQLHPDEVNGKSLLDYIHGEDHETAKLMLRKLSENKTSDVFEIRYATKDFTYKWFEVKGTCENDYNGKRYILVSRDISDRKNYEEELKRLAFQDPLTGLPNRRLFIDQLMHEIENNSKLHSFTLFYLDLDNLKKINDQFGHNIGDKILIEFGEKLKQSVRETDIVCRMGGDEFVILASGCNHEKAHLFAERIMNTLTAPVMIEDEEVYISTSIGIFVSNSNGTDNQYSLEQIIKQADDALYAAKNNGKNRYEFSSNSDYQ; encoded by the coding sequence ATGAATTCTAACTATACAATAAATGATTTAGGAAAAGCTACGCAGTCAGAGTTGGAGATTATATGGAACAACTCAAATGATGCAATATTCTTGATCGCTCCAAATGGTGCAGTATTAAAGGCGAATCCGGCATTTGAAAAGATGCTTGGCTATTCACCAGCAGAACTGGAACAGGACCCTGCACCACCCATTTTGCCAGAGCACTTTATAAAAGATCAACAGCCGTTTCTAGAACAAATGAAACGGGGAGAAGCACGTGTATATTATGAAGCACAACGTGTGACAAAAGAAGGTAAGTTAATTGACATTGTTGCTAGTTATAGACCTTATCTTTCAAAAACGAAGGAACTTCAATTTATTGTTGCTATGTATAAAGATGTCACCAGGCAAAAGCAAGTAGAGCGCCAATTAATTGAGAGTGAGCAAAAATACCGCTTTATTGCAGAAAATACAACAGATATTATTCAAGTACTAGAGGAAGATGCACAGATATCATATATTTCCCCTTCATCATTAGAAATCTTACAGTTACATCCGGATGAAGTAAATGGAAAAAGTCTCCTTGATTACATACACGGTGAAGATCACGAAACCGCAAAGCTCATGTTAAGAAAGCTTAGTGAAAATAAGACGTCAGATGTATTTGAAATTAGATATGCTACCAAGGACTTCACATATAAATGGTTTGAAGTAAAAGGGACGTGTGAGAATGACTATAATGGAAAGAGGTATATACTCGTTTCAAGAGATATCAGTGACCGCAAGAATTATGAAGAAGAACTGAAACGTCTTGCGTTTCAGGATCCGTTAACCGGTTTACCAAACCGTCGTTTATTTATAGACCAACTAATGCACGAAATTGAAAATAACTCTAAACTACATTCCTTCACGTTATTTTATCTCGATTTAGATAATTTAAAGAAAATTAATGACCAATTTGGACATAACATTGGAGATAAAATACTCATTGAGTTTGGTGAGAAGCTAAAGCAATCTGTGCGTGAAACGGATATTGTTTGTCGTATGGGCGGGGATGAGTTCGTCATTTTAGCATCTGGCTGCAATCATGAAAAAGCGCACCTTTTTGCAGAACGAATTATGAATACGTTAACAGCTCCAGTTATGATTGAGGATGAAGAGGTATATATTTCAACATCTATAGGGATTTTTGTCAGTAACAGTAATGGAACGGATAATCAATACAGTTTAGAACAAATCATTAAACAAGCCGATGATGCATTATATGCCGCGAAAAATAATGGCAAGAACAGATATGAATTTAGCAGCAACAGTGACTATCAATAA
- a CDS encoding VOC family protein, with the protein MKLSMKYVILYVNDFEKSMRFYRDILQLPVKGEHGTYVEFDTGFTTLSMNTRESFKEITGLDTPEAIQRSQTFELGFVTSDVAETIEKLRRQGVEVIVEPVTKPWGQTVAYVADPDGHYIEICSAM; encoded by the coding sequence GTGAAACTTTCCATGAAATATGTCATTTTGTATGTAAACGATTTTGAAAAGAGTATGAGGTTTTACAGAGATATTTTACAATTACCTGTTAAAGGGGAGCATGGTACATACGTGGAATTCGATACTGGATTCACAACACTATCCATGAATACGAGAGAGTCTTTTAAAGAAATTACAGGACTAGATACGCCAGAAGCCATACAGCGTTCACAAACATTTGAACTAGGATTCGTTACTTCTGATGTGGCAGAGACAATCGAGAAATTACGTAGACAGGGTGTGGAAGTAATAGTAGAGCCTGTCACGAAGCCATGGGGACAAACGGTCGCTTACGTGGCTGATCCTGATGGACATTATATTGAGATTTGTAGTGCTATGTAA
- a CDS encoding YheC/YheD family protein: protein MNKTITLKELPGETMTVSLPARLYRPSLGGIGFGTMQLQCRMKTHSEHSDVLYMSSDMISKLHLPLHRTLHYFIHEDILHIGPLVGIFTAGFTDSLLRPIGERSLFFAKLLSAEKSVGVCAFVFGAHLINWDDGTVSGYFYNEKEGWTKRNIPLPNVIYDRLPNRRTENHNGIKSIKQRLQTEYLIPWYNPGFFSKWDLYQQLIHDNDLKKHLPETLYQPSFKDIEQMVEKHKHVYIKPANGSLGLGIYQVVMSEQGSYYCRYKDGEDNRLQKFTSLKKLIAYLFRHKDMNHYLVQQGIDLIRFENRAVDFRIHTNRDEKGTWKMTALAAKIAGRGSVTTHLNNGGMIKTLEELFPDSKKYEELYTSLENITLQFSHAICEKTNGCIGEIGFDIGLDREGHIWLFEANSKPGRSIFSHPKLRMQDRLTRELSMAFAIYLTRLGLERQEVHYK, encoded by the coding sequence ATGAATAAGACTATCACTTTAAAAGAGCTTCCTGGTGAAACAATGACCGTTTCATTACCAGCAAGGCTATATCGCCCATCACTTGGTGGTATTGGATTTGGAACAATGCAGCTTCAGTGCCGTATGAAAACTCATTCAGAACATAGTGATGTGTTATATATGAGCTCTGACATGATTTCTAAACTACATCTCCCACTTCATCGAACGCTTCATTATTTTATTCATGAAGATATTCTTCATATTGGACCTCTTGTCGGAATCTTCACAGCTGGATTTACAGACTCCCTGCTCCGTCCAATTGGAGAAAGGTCGTTATTTTTCGCAAAACTGTTGTCGGCAGAGAAGTCTGTGGGAGTATGTGCATTTGTATTTGGTGCTCATTTAATTAATTGGGACGATGGAACAGTGAGTGGTTATTTTTATAATGAAAAAGAGGGATGGACGAAGAGAAACATCCCGCTTCCTAACGTCATCTATGATCGCTTACCAAATCGCCGAACCGAAAATCATAATGGAATTAAATCGATTAAGCAAAGACTACAGACAGAATATTTAATTCCTTGGTATAATCCAGGCTTCTTTAGTAAATGGGATTTGTACCAACAGCTCATTCATGATAATGATTTAAAGAAACACCTTCCAGAGACTCTCTATCAGCCAAGTTTCAAGGATATTGAGCAAATGGTGGAAAAACATAAACATGTGTATATTAAACCAGCTAATGGTAGTCTCGGACTTGGAATTTATCAAGTTGTGATGTCTGAACAAGGATCCTATTATTGTCGGTATAAGGATGGAGAGGACAATCGATTACAAAAGTTCACATCTTTAAAGAAGTTAATTGCCTACTTATTCAGACATAAGGATATGAATCACTATCTGGTGCAGCAGGGAATTGATTTAATTCGTTTCGAGAATCGAGCAGTTGATTTTCGAATTCATACAAACCGAGACGAAAAAGGCACATGGAAAATGACTGCACTTGCAGCGAAAATTGCGGGTCGTGGAAGTGTAACCACTCACCTCAATAACGGAGGTATGATTAAAACGTTAGAGGAGCTTTTTCCAGATAGTAAAAAGTATGAGGAGCTATACACCTCCCTAGAAAACATTACCCTCCAATTTAGCCACGCCATATGTGAGAAAACAAATGGATGTATAGGTGAAATTGGCTTTGATATCGGATTAGATCGAGAAGGACATATCTGGTTATTTGAGGCAAACTCTAAACCGGGCAGGTCTATTTTTTCCCACCCGAAGCTTCGCATGCAAGACCGCCTGACACGTGAACTATCGATGGCCTTTGCCATTTATTTAACAAGGCTCGGATTAGAACGACAAGAGGTACACTACAAATGA
- a CDS encoding YheC/YheD family protein encodes MKSIGLMTIRRNQELTYFTSVASHSPETVDIVRFTPLDIDPLTELIHGYLFDHKEKKWVESKFPIPDYIYDRCFYNNPLLTKKCEPIVKWLKQRPQTTFLGYGLPNKWEVYNSLRNEDTIAPYLPETSFVSSYPKLIKRLKREKSVILKPVRGSGGNGIIHIKLVKNGITTHYQHKGENIYQTFVNQQDFRLYIESLLSKTDYLGQKYLHLKQGNRPFDIRILLQKDELGQWVERGRGIRIGCEDGLVSNLQNGGNVLDFQELIKEWSPIQKQLILEEINTIVSQTPRLIEDKFGRLFELGLDIGVSENGAVWLLDINSKPGRKVIHIVQESNKIYTSLTDYMKYLESQQAIMRKE; translated from the coding sequence TTGAAGAGTATTGGTTTGATGACGATCCGGAGAAATCAAGAACTAACCTATTTTACATCGGTTGCCTCCCATTCACCAGAAACTGTCGACATTGTTCGATTTACTCCTTTAGATATTGATCCTTTAACAGAACTTATTCACGGCTACCTCTTTGATCATAAAGAGAAAAAATGGGTAGAGAGTAAGTTTCCTATTCCAGATTATATTTATGACCGGTGCTTTTATAACAATCCACTTCTAACCAAAAAATGCGAACCGATTGTCAAATGGTTAAAACAAAGGCCGCAAACAACATTTTTAGGTTACGGATTGCCTAACAAATGGGAGGTTTACAATTCTTTACGTAATGAGGATACAATTGCCCCCTACCTACCAGAAACATCCTTTGTATCTAGCTATCCTAAGCTTATCAAACGACTTAAAAGGGAAAAGTCCGTTATCTTAAAACCCGTAAGAGGTTCAGGAGGTAACGGAATTATTCATATTAAACTAGTAAAAAACGGTATTACGACACACTATCAACACAAAGGTGAAAATATTTATCAAACGTTTGTAAATCAACAGGACTTCCGATTATACATTGAGAGTCTCCTCTCAAAAACAGATTACTTGGGTCAAAAATACCTGCACTTGAAACAAGGAAATCGCCCCTTCGATATACGGATTCTTTTGCAAAAGGATGAGCTAGGGCAATGGGTTGAACGTGGCAGGGGAATTAGAATCGGTTGTGAAGATGGATTAGTTTCAAACCTACAGAATGGTGGTAATGTTTTAGATTTCCAAGAGTTAATAAAAGAATGGAGTCCTATCCAAAAGCAATTAATACTAGAGGAAATTAATACAATTGTAAGCCAGACCCCGAGATTAATAGAAGATAAGTTTGGTAGATTATTTGAACTAGGATTAGATATTGGTGTTAGTGAAAATGGTGCTGTTTGGTTACTAGACATTAATTCAAAGCCTGGGAGAAAGGTGATTCATATCGTGCAAGAAAGCAATAAGATATACACCTCTCTAACAGACTATATGAAATATCTTGAATCGCAACAAGCCATCATGAGAAAGGAGTGA